The Triplophysa rosa linkage group LG3, Trosa_1v2, whole genome shotgun sequence genome has a segment encoding these proteins:
- the tmem168b gene encoding transmembrane protein 168, with protein MFRLLRYCLSHLLYSAMTWLDEANRGVNMWSSIRYLGYLSSLNSLVAICLGLYVQWEKTGENIILVIFILGLFVLGIASILHYYFGKERFSIFLLHLWFGFLLGLLCFLNIPSKEVDVKEQVANYMLVVSVVIRILWALVERMCGYTRHQPALLRSRETLELTGFVVASLTLVGHKFISLVVLTLSLAALIVDLRMKSFLALLNLSCFSAVSAFFFQEALGVSTNPFALTCFISRLVCDPFLDFYFSGLSVTERWSPLLVRRGLWRHLSLLPMVVVEVSFLVVASMKMNDMDRWYLLIPGLSASAVFWIICHLVFLVTLWGFHSKLSDCQRLCMAHMSEAGELDRVMASKGMRHFCLISKRLVSFSLVSTIILGALAWQPSSSLFIALFLLVLPLESLAHGLFHELGNSLGGTCVGYGVVIPTNYCSPDGQPTLLPPAHVQELNTRSTGMLNNVQRFFSHHMIEAYGCDYSTSGLSLEALQAKLRIFMEAHTTDGPRHDTYVLFYSGHTHRSGEWALAGGDVLRLDEIVQLWREKNTGFCSRLIIILDTEDSLPWVKEVKRIEGLYVAVQGAVLSNPTDLELRDAPQLGDFISQWVDFNCNPDSIVRWSERSRTIQAVYGVSRHWSDYKLHLPTESDVTRHWKIYFPRLTYPVVQLAHWCGVLNLFWVCGYCVRVLRRIKLTWFPPAVLDTGQGFKLVKS; from the exons ATGTTTAGGTTGCTCAGATATTGCTTGAGTCACTTGCTTTACTCTGCCATGACCTGGCTGGATGAGGCCAACAGAGGGGTCAACATGTGGTCCTCCATCCGTTACCTTGGATACCTGTCCAGCCTGAACTCACTGGTTGCGATTTGCTTGGGACTTTATGTACAATGGGAGAAGACAGGTGAAAATATTATCCtggtcatatttattttaggCCTCTTCGTTCTTGGGATTGCCAGTATTCTCCACTACTATTTTGGTAAGGAGAGATTCAGCATCTTTCTGTTGCATCTGTGGTTTGGGTTCCTGCTGGGTTTGTTGTGCTTCCTCAATATCCCGTCCAAAGAGGTGGATGTGAAGGAGCAGGTGGCAAACTACATGTTGGTAGTCAGCGTGGTGATAAGAATCCTATGGGCATTGGTTGAAAGAATGTGCGGTTACACTCGACATCAACCTGCGCTTCTCAGATCAAGAGAGACTTTGGAGCTCACAGGCTTTGTTGTGGCCAGTCTTACTTTGGTTGGACACAAATTCATAAGCCTCGTAGTTCTGACGCTCTCTTTAGCTGCTCTTATCGTGGACTTGCGGATGAAATCCTTCCTGGCACTTCTGAACCTAAGCTGCTTTTCTGCGGTCTCGGCATTCTTCTTCCAGGAGGCTTTAGGGGTGTCCACCAACCCCTTCGCGCTGACCTGCTTCATCAGCCGACTGGTCTGCGACCCGTTTCTGGACTTCTACTTCAGTGGTCTTTCGGTCACCGAGCGCTGGTCGCCGCTGCTGGTGAGAAGAGGCCTGTGGAGGCACCTGTCGCTTCTTCCGATGGTTGTCGTGGAGGTGAGCTTTCTGGTCGTGGCTTCTATGAAGATGAACGATATGGATCGGTGGTACCTGTTGATCCCAGGTCTCTCAGCTTCAGCTGTTTTTTGGATCATCTGTCATCTGGTTTTTCTGGTCACACTGTGGGGGTTCCACAGTAAATTGAGTGACTGTCAGAGACTGTGCATGGCACACATGTCAGAGGCCGGAGAGTTAGACAGGGTGATGGCGTCGAAGGGCATGCGGCACTTTTGCCTCATATCAAAACGTCTGGTGTCGTTCAGCCTGGTGTCAACCATTATACTTGGAGCACTGGCTTGGCAG CCTTCAAGCAGTCTGTTTATTGCCTTGTTTTTGCTGGTGTTACCACTCGAGTCGCTTGCCCACGGCCTCTTTCATGAGCTGGGAAACAGCCTGGGAGGAACGTGTGTGGGCTACGGTGTGGTCATTCCTACCAACTATTGCAG CCCAGATGGGCAGCCCACCCTGCTGCCCCCGGCGCATGTGCAAGAGCTTAACACGCGCTCGACAGGAATGCTCAACAACGTGCAACGCTTCTTCTCGCATCACATGATTGAGGCGTACGGCTGTGACTACTCCACCAGTGGCTTGAGTCTGGAAGCCCTGCAGGCCAAGCTCCGCATATTCATGGAGGCCCACACGACCGACGGGCCACGGCATGACACCTACGTGCTCTTTTATAGTGGCCACACCCATCGCAGTGGAGAGTGGGCTCTGGCAG GTGGAGACGTTTTACGTCTAGATGAGATCGTGCAGCTCTGGAGGGAAAAAAACACTGGCTTTTGCTCCCGCCTCATCATTATTCTCGACACTGAGGACTCTTTGCCTTGGGTGAAGGAGGTGAAGAGGATCGAAGGGCTTTACGTAGCAGTCCAAGGGGCTGTGCTGTCCAATCCCACAGACCTGGAACTCCGGGATGCACCTCAGCTCGGCGACTTCATCTCCCAATGGGTCGATTTTAACTGTAACCCCGACAGCATCGTCCGGTGGTCCGAGCGCAGCCGGACCATCCAAGCTGTATATGGCGTCTCCAGACACTGGAGTGACTACAAGCTCCACCTCCCCACCGAAAGTGATGTCACCAGGCACTGGAAGATTTACTTCCCACGGTTGACTTACCCTGTAGTTCAGTTAGCTCATTGGTGTGGTGTGCTGAATCTCTTTTGGGTTTGCGGTTACTGCGTCCGAGTGCTCAGAAGGATCAAACTGACATGGTTCCCTCCTGCGGTGCTAGATACAGGACAAGGTTTCAAGCTGGTCAAATCATAG